From the genome of Streptomyces sp. V1I1, one region includes:
- a CDS encoding transposase produces the protein MESMGKKKPRPRRSFTPEFKAEIVELCRRGDRSVGQIAKDFDLTETAVRLWASQAEVDAGEKDGLTSSEREELAALRRENRRLREDVDILKRATAFFAKETR, from the coding sequence ATGGAGAGCATGGGGAAGAAGAAGCCTCGGCCTCGCCGTTCGTTCACGCCGGAGTTCAAGGCCGAGATCGTTGAACTGTGCCGGCGTGGTGACCGTTCGGTCGGTCAGATCGCCAAGGACTTCGACCTGACGGAGACCGCGGTGCGGCTGTGGGCCAGCCAGGCTGAGGTCGACGCGGGCGAGAAGGACGGCCTGACCAGCAGCGAGCGTGAGGAGTTGGCCGCGTTGCGGCGGGAGAACCGTCGCCTGCGCGAGGACGTCGACATCCTCAAGCGTGCAACGGCTTTCTTCGCGAAGGAGACCCGGTGA
- a CDS encoding response regulator transcription factor produces the protein MTRVLVVDDQFLIRAGLVGLLRAAPGIEVVGEAGDGEEAVALAAQTRPDVILMDIRMPGMSGVAATEKILADAPDPLPRVLVLTTFDLDEYVYGALRAGACGFLLKDSGPERLLAAVAAVGGGDALFAPSVTRRLVEAFAQRAGNAGRTDEPPPDLGALTAREVEVLRLTARGLSNLEIAGELFISEATVKTHLNRTMTKLDLGSRAQAVVVAYETGLVTPGGAG, from the coding sequence ATGACCAGGGTGCTCGTCGTCGACGACCAGTTCCTGATCCGCGCCGGACTGGTGGGGCTGCTGCGCGCGGCACCCGGCATCGAGGTGGTCGGCGAGGCGGGCGACGGCGAGGAGGCCGTCGCCCTGGCCGCACAGACCCGTCCCGACGTGATCCTGATGGACATCCGGATGCCCGGCATGAGCGGCGTCGCGGCCACCGAGAAGATCCTCGCCGACGCGCCGGACCCGTTGCCCCGGGTCCTCGTCCTGACCACCTTCGACCTGGACGAGTATGTCTACGGTGCCTTGCGTGCCGGTGCCTGCGGCTTTCTGCTCAAGGACTCGGGGCCCGAGCGGCTGCTCGCCGCGGTGGCGGCGGTCGGCGGGGGAGACGCGCTCTTCGCGCCCAGCGTCACGCGCCGCCTGGTCGAGGCGTTCGCCCAACGGGCCGGAAACGCCGGGAGAACGGACGAACCGCCGCCCGATCTGGGGGCGTTGACCGCGCGCGAGGTGGAGGTGCTGAGGCTGACCGCCAGAGGTCTGTCCAACCTGGAGATCGCCGGCGAGCTGTTCATCAGCGAGGCGACTGTCAAGACGCACCTCAATCGCACGATGACCAAACTGGACCTGGGCAGCAGGGCGCAGGCCGTGGTGGTGGCGTACGAGACGGGTTTGGTCACTCCAGGGGGCGCGGGCTGA
- a CDS encoding glyoxalase superfamily protein — MDEEVIPILHVEDAAAAVAWYGRLGFTQQWEHRFEPGLPAFVEVARGRVRLFLSEHKGDARPDTLIYLRVREVDAIAGEFGVRAKDAPWAREIELRDPDGNRLRVGTPAE; from the coding sequence ATGGACGAGGAAGTCATTCCAATTCTTCACGTCGAGGACGCTGCTGCGGCGGTCGCGTGGTACGGCCGTCTGGGCTTCACCCAGCAGTGGGAACATCGCTTTGAGCCGGGGCTTCCCGCGTTCGTGGAGGTGGCCCGTGGCAGGGTCAGGTTGTTCTTGTCAGAGCACAAAGGCGACGCCCGTCCCGACACGTTGATCTACCTCCGCGTCCGTGAAGTCGATGCCATCGCGGGGGAGTTCGGTGTCCGAGCGAAGGACGCTCCATGGGCACGCGAGATTGAGCTGCGTGATCCTGACGGCAACCGCCTACGGGTGGGCACTCCTGCGGAATAA
- a CDS encoding helicase associated domain-containing protein, whose product MLGEPSVPDTIDDIEANASNDDTGGGEELLQFSTPRLPGLLSRFISLRVLQPERYAWLRGLEAALAYHRAHGNLRVPYDYRSPVAPDSAPDDGFPLGTWIVLQRRERRAGRLSAERSAKLDTLGIVWSPFDAAFEEGLTACRNWFAAHGHLLPPIDAVDPDTGFPLGRWLKNQRAAVRTADEPSGCRSPRATRNATPQPRPTAVGKHWRRSTRPGVPPGRWTGSVPSISPGLSPRPGTP is encoded by the coding sequence GTGCTGGGCGAGCCGTCCGTACCGGACACCATCGACGACATCGAAGCGAACGCCAGCAACGATGACACGGGCGGGGGAGAGGAACTGCTGCAGTTCAGCACGCCCCGCCTCCCCGGACTGCTCAGCCGGTTCATCTCCCTGCGGGTCCTGCAGCCCGAGAGGTACGCCTGGCTCCGCGGCTTGGAAGCCGCCCTCGCCTACCACCGGGCCCACGGCAACCTTCGAGTGCCCTACGACTACCGCTCACCCGTGGCACCTGACAGCGCACCGGACGACGGCTTCCCACTGGGGACATGGATCGTCCTTCAGCGCCGAGAGCGCCGCGCCGGCAGGCTCAGCGCTGAGCGGAGCGCGAAGCTGGACACCCTCGGCATAGTGTGGTCGCCGTTCGACGCGGCCTTCGAAGAAGGACTGACCGCCTGCAGGAACTGGTTCGCCGCCCACGGACATCTGCTCCCGCCCATCGACGCCGTAGACCCTGACACCGGCTTCCCCCTCGGCCGGTGGCTGAAGAACCAGCGCGCCGCGGTCCGCACCGCGGATGAGCCCAGCGGTTGTCGGTCACCGCGAGCGACAAGGAACGCGACGCCGCAGCCCAGGCCGACCGCCGTCGGGAAGCACTGGAGGAGATCGACGCGTCCTGGTGTCCCGCCTGGCCGGTGGACTGGCAGCGTGCCTTCCATCTCGCCCGGCCTCTCGCCCAGGCCGGGCACACCCTGA
- a CDS encoding helicase associated domain-containing protein, which translates to MLRKVLGIGPAAPTDRPEAKARQSHADKWALNLTAALQYRRREGHLDVPRRHNETVEGQVVKLGIFVANTRARRDRLASDRVSALDELGIRWS; encoded by the coding sequence TTGCTGCGCAAGGTCCTGGGCATCGGCCCCGCCGCCCCCACCGACCGGCCAGAAGCCAAGGCCCGCCAGAGCCACGCCGACAAGTGGGCACTCAATCTCACGGCAGCCCTCCAGTACCGGCGGCGTGAAGGGCACTTGGACGTGCCTCGCAGGCACAACGAAACCGTTGAGGGCCAGGTCGTCAAGCTGGGGATCTTCGTCGCCAATACCCGGGCCCGACGCGACAGGCTCGCGTCCGACCGGGTCAGCGCGCTCGACGAGCTCGGTATCCGCTGGTCATAA
- a CDS encoding IS630 family transposase yields MAERVRVREIDDDEGRRLLRIIRRGTGSVVTWRRAQMVLLSAQGMTVAKIAEVTFTSTDRVRDVIHNFNTDGFGSLYPKYKGGRPKTFSLTERREVKKIAKSQPAEHGLPFSTWSLTKLADFLVAEGVVDDISHEGLRILLREEGVSFQRVKTWKTSRDPDYAAKKARVEHLYAIADGEVIPEEGEPEVVLCLDEFGPLNLQPHPGRQWAERGGKHKDRDREPRPRRRATYTRPHGVRHLFAAYDLAKDKLYGHIKKTKTRSKFLEFCRYLRTLYPPTVRLAIVCDNYSPHLTTKRCRRVADWAQANNVEIAYTPTNSSWLNRIEAQFTALRYFTLDGTDHASHKEQGSMIRRYLIWRNRHADDQRLRAVVDGANVA; encoded by the coding sequence GTGGCAGAACGAGTACGTGTCCGTGAGATCGATGATGACGAGGGCAGGCGGCTGCTGCGGATCATCCGCCGCGGTACCGGTTCGGTGGTGACCTGGCGGCGGGCGCAGATGGTGCTGCTGTCCGCGCAGGGCATGACCGTGGCGAAGATTGCCGAAGTGACGTTCACCAGCACCGACCGGGTCCGGGACGTCATCCATAACTTCAACACTGACGGCTTCGGCTCCCTCTACCCGAAGTACAAAGGCGGCCGGCCGAAGACCTTCAGCCTTACCGAACGCCGCGAGGTCAAGAAGATCGCCAAGTCCCAGCCGGCTGAACACGGCCTGCCGTTCTCGACCTGGAGCCTGACCAAGCTGGCGGACTTCCTGGTCGCAGAGGGGGTGGTCGACGACATCAGCCACGAGGGCCTGCGCATCCTGCTCCGCGAGGAAGGCGTCTCCTTTCAACGCGTGAAGACCTGGAAGACCTCCCGCGACCCGGACTACGCGGCCAAGAAGGCGCGCGTCGAACATCTCTACGCGATCGCCGACGGCGAGGTCATACCTGAAGAAGGCGAGCCGGAGGTGGTCTTATGCCTGGACGAGTTCGGGCCGCTGAACCTCCAGCCACATCCGGGCCGTCAGTGGGCCGAACGCGGCGGCAAACACAAGGACCGAGACCGTGAACCCCGGCCCCGCCGACGGGCGACCTACACCCGCCCGCACGGGGTGCGGCATCTGTTCGCCGCCTACGACCTCGCCAAGGACAAGCTCTACGGACACATCAAGAAGACCAAGACCCGGTCGAAGTTCCTGGAGTTCTGCCGCTACCTGCGGACCCTCTACCCGCCGACGGTCCGCCTGGCGATCGTGTGCGACAACTACTCCCCGCACCTGACCACCAAGCGGTGCCGCCGCGTGGCGGACTGGGCCCAGGCCAACAACGTCGAGATCGCCTACACCCCGACGAACTCCTCGTGGCTGAATCGCATCGAGGCCCAGTTCACCGCCCTGCGCTACTTCACCCTCGATGGCACCGACCACGCCAGTCACAAGGAGCAGGGCAGCATGATCCGCCGCTACCTCATCTGGCGAAACCGTCATGCTGACGATCAGCGGCTACGAGCCGTGGTCGACGGGGCGAACGTTGCCTGA
- a CDS encoding sensor histidine kinase, whose protein sequence is MRIRPSGRVGPAADALIAAALTSVAVLLGQEAASQGWSALDAPAYALVGLVNLPLALRSRAPVAVCAFVHLVWFCYVTAGYWPVVNTFGPMLAVYTVASLRPVRTSVTCAAAMAGIWIYAGVVSHSDSMPSVVGQALVFPAVLWRFGVTARRAAELARRLREEQAERARREVAEERGRIARELHDVVAHHMSVISVQAGLAGFVFDSDRDTARTALSTISGTSAEALDELRRMLWVLRASDEDGVPATPMPGLARLGEMVERVRSGGVWVDLRIEGMARPLAPGVDLCAYRVVQEALTNVLKHAPGAIASVELRYEPGQLEVTVADDGQGVIPDKVRPGSGHGLIGMRERAKLYGGRVDIGPRSEGGFAVRLTLPTSTQAVREGEDTSG, encoded by the coding sequence ATGCGGATCCGCCCCTCAGGCCGTGTTGGCCCGGCAGCCGACGCGCTGATTGCCGCGGCGCTCACCAGCGTGGCCGTGCTCCTCGGGCAGGAGGCCGCGAGCCAGGGTTGGTCCGCGCTCGACGCGCCCGCGTACGCGCTCGTCGGGCTGGTCAATCTGCCGCTCGCGCTGCGCAGCAGGGCGCCGGTCGCCGTCTGCGCCTTCGTCCACCTCGTGTGGTTCTGCTACGTCACCGCCGGCTACTGGCCCGTCGTGAACACCTTCGGCCCGATGCTCGCCGTCTATACGGTGGCGTCGCTGCGTCCCGTACGCACATCCGTCACCTGCGCCGCCGCGATGGCCGGGATCTGGATCTACGCGGGAGTGGTCAGCCACAGCGACTCCATGCCGTCCGTCGTCGGCCAGGCCCTCGTCTTCCCCGCCGTGCTGTGGCGCTTTGGCGTCACCGCCCGCCGTGCCGCCGAACTTGCCCGCAGGCTCCGTGAGGAGCAGGCCGAACGGGCCCGCCGAGAAGTGGCCGAGGAGCGCGGCAGGATCGCGCGCGAGCTGCACGATGTGGTGGCTCACCACATGTCGGTTATATCGGTGCAGGCGGGCCTGGCCGGATTCGTCTTCGACTCGGACCGCGACACGGCGCGTACCGCGCTCTCCACGATCTCCGGCACCAGCGCGGAGGCCCTCGATGAACTCCGCCGCATGCTTTGGGTGTTGCGGGCCTCGGACGAGGACGGTGTTCCGGCCACGCCCATGCCGGGCCTCGCGCGTCTGGGGGAGATGGTCGAGCGCGTACGGTCCGGGGGCGTGTGGGTCGACCTGCGGATCGAGGGCATGGCCCGCCCGCTCGCGCCCGGCGTCGACCTGTGCGCGTACCGCGTCGTGCAGGAGGCGCTGACCAACGTACTGAAGCATGCGCCCGGAGCCATCGCGAGCGTGGAACTGCGCTATGAGCCAGGCCAGTTGGAGGTGACCGTCGCGGACGACGGACAGGGGGTGATTCCGGACAAGGTTCGGCCGGGCAGCGGGCATGGGTTGATCGGCATGCGTGAGCGGGCCAAGCTTTACGGCGGGCGGGTCGACATCGGCCCGCGGAGCGAGGGGGGTTTCGCGGTGCGTCTGACTCTGCCCACCTCCACGCAGGCCGTACGCGAGGGAGAAGACACGTCGGGATGA
- a CDS encoding IS3 family transposase — protein MSVHPFIEAEKQDGHNVKRACELLKVSRTAFYARRGGKPGPRAVRDAELTGRITEVHEWSRGTYGSPRIHAALQQAGQDCGRRRIARLMRNAGLQGRHRRRRQLTTIPDPRAATRPDLVLRDFAPDPMAIDTRWCGDITYVPTEEGWLYLATVIDIASRRVVGWATADHLRTELVADALRSACRQRRPSRSVIFHSDRGCQYTSTEFAALSSEFGIRLSVGRTGQCWDNALAESFFATIKRELLGTTAWPSRAAARTAIFDFIEGWYNLHRLHSSLGYRSPADYETALAA, from the coding sequence GTGAGCGTGCACCCGTTCATCGAGGCGGAGAAGCAGGACGGTCACAACGTCAAGCGCGCATGTGAACTGCTCAAGGTCTCCCGCACCGCCTTCTATGCCCGCCGCGGCGGCAAGCCCGGACCGCGGGCGGTCCGCGATGCCGAGCTGACCGGGAGGATCACCGAAGTCCACGAGTGGTCGCGGGGCACCTACGGCTCTCCGCGCATCCACGCTGCCCTGCAACAGGCAGGCCAGGATTGCGGCCGGCGCCGGATCGCCAGACTGATGCGCAATGCCGGGCTGCAGGGCCGTCATCGCAGACGCCGACAACTGACCACGATCCCAGACCCGCGAGCCGCCACCCGCCCCGACCTGGTCCTGCGTGATTTCGCTCCTGATCCCATGGCGATCGACACCCGCTGGTGCGGTGACATCACCTACGTTCCGACCGAGGAAGGCTGGCTCTATCTGGCGACTGTCATCGACATCGCATCGCGCCGGGTGGTCGGCTGGGCAACCGCTGATCACCTGCGGACCGAGCTGGTTGCTGATGCCCTGCGATCTGCCTGTCGACAGCGTCGCCCAAGCCGGTCGGTGATCTTTCACTCGGACCGCGGCTGCCAATACACCAGCACCGAATTCGCCGCCCTCAGCAGTGAGTTCGGCATCCGGCTCTCGGTCGGCCGCACCGGCCAATGCTGGGACAACGCGCTCGCCGAGTCGTTCTTCGCCACCATCAAGCGCGAGTTGCTCGGCACCACCGCCTGGCCCAGCCGGGCCGCCGCCCGCACCGCGATCTTCGACTTCATCGAAGGCTGGTACAACTTGCACCGATTGCACAGCAGCCTCGGCTACCGGAGTCCCGCCGACTACGAGACCGCACTCGCGGCCTGA